Proteins encoded by one window of Lycium barbarum isolate Lr01 chromosome 11, ASM1917538v2, whole genome shotgun sequence:
- the LOC132618637 gene encoding receptor-like protein EIX1 isoform X1 codes for MIVAERFIQQLVVFAIFVVLSVNCGFVFSSGVGDGQIKCPETEKEALLSFKRELLDVYGRLSSWGNEGFNQDCCRWRGVHCDNQTGNVIRLDLRGPSSPNASVTIAPFIGKISPALQKLKQLKYLDLSYNQISGGIPDFLGSLSNLEYLNLSCVGDDFTTVSPNLGNLSSLNTLDLSRNGFLSVNNLEWLSRLHQLRYLAIGYVNLSKATDWLQAVFKLPFLQVLSVPGSKLPAVVPSVFPSSNSLMSLSTLDLSSNNLNTSVYTWLFNLSNLTYLDLSGNAIYGPIPDAFGNMKSLQHLDLSRNALGGGFPRCLGNNLKFLRLSSNNLDGQLPEIMKNLSCMSDSLEYLNLEENHIGGSLTDIIANFTSLRELRLGRNKLNESIPRVVGNLPSLVILDLSWNRIAGSVPDLLLLSSLRELHLSHNQFTGLTESIGRLSKLEKLNLDFNQLEGTISEAHLFKLSQLRELDISYNAQLRIRVSSDWIPPFQLDLIRFTHCKLGPQFPNWLRNQNNISELDFSASGISGEVPNWFWEQFPGMSFLNLSYNDVGGNIPDLSRKMSDVLCIDLATNKFSGPLPKFPTSLVTLDLSSNMFSGTISFICDNFDYLGYLDLSDNRFSGELPHCWTLRSIVHLNLGNNNFFGKIPNTLGSLQTMGMLHLQNNHLIGELPRSLANCKKLRVIDVGSNNLSGELPAWIGTNISDIIIVILKSNRLSGSIPSSICQLKKLQILDLAANKISGTIPKCINNLTAMTEEESTMQQIKSWYFQVDDEGDVTINASYDESAILTWKGRQFEYSSILGMVKSIDLSSNNLVGEIPIEITSLLGLHGLNLSINNLTGSIPLRLGQMRALNFLDLNRNDLSGEIPAGLSQLSHLGVLNLSYNNFSGRIPLGEQLLTFNNRSYIGNHGLCGYPLTEACFVEELPRDQMLSDEDEFITAGFYISMGIGFLSAFLVVSALILNRRWTYGPLRYLEIN; via the coding sequence ACTTTCTTCTTGGGGAAATGAGGGGTTTAATCAAGATTGTTGCAGATGGAGAGGTGTCCATTGTGATAATCAAACCGGTAATGTCATCAGACTCGATCTTCGTGGCCCTTCCAGTCCCAATGCATCTGTTACTATTGCACCATTCATAGGTAAGATAAGTCCTGCCTTGCAAAAATTGAAGCAATTAAAGTATTTGGATCTTAGTTACAATCAAATTTCAGGAGGCATACCCGATTTTCTTGGTTCTCTGAGTAACTTGGAATACCTCAACTTATCTTGTGTTGGTGATGATTTTACAACAGTTTCTCCTAATCTTGGCAATCTTTCTAGCTTAAACACCCTTGATCTAAGCCGTAACGGTTTCCTATCTGTGAATAACCTCGAGTGGCTTTCGCGTCTTCATCAATTGAGATACCTTGCCATAGGTTATGTTAATCTAAGTAAAGCAACTGATTGGCTACAAGCAGTGTTTAAGCTTCCCTTCCTTCAAGTCTTGAGCGTGCCTGGTTCTAAGCTTCCTGCCGTTGTCCCTTCTGTGTTTCCTTCCAGTAATTCTTTGATGTCCCTTTCAACCCTTGATCTCTCTTCCAATAATCTCAATACTTCTGTATATACCTGGCTGTTTAACTTGAGCAATCTGACTTACCTTGATCTCTCTGGTAATGCTATATATGGTCCAATTCCTGATGCTTTTGGGAATATGAAATCCCTACAACACCTTGATCTCTCTCGGAATGCGCTTGGAGGTGGCTTCCCTAGATGCCTTGGTAATAATTTGAAGTTTTTGCGATTGTCTTCTAATAATTTAGATGGACAGCTACCTGAGATAATGAAAAACTTGTCATGCATGTCGGATTCTCTAGAGTACCTGAACCTAGAAGAGAATCACATTGGTGGTTCACTGACTGATATCATAGCAAACTTTACATCTTTGAGAGAACTGAGGCTCGGACGTAATAAGTTGAATGAATCCATCCCCAGAGTAGTTGGAAATCTTCCAAGTCTTGTTATTTTGGATTTATCTTGGAACAGAATCGCGGGATCAGTCCCTGATCTTTTACTATTATCGTCGTTGAGGGAATTACATCTTTCACATAATCAGTTCACTGGTTTAACAGAGAGTATTGGACGCCTTTCCAAACTTGAGAAGCTGAACCTTGATTTCAATCAGCTTGAAGGCACAATATCTGAAGCTCATCTGTTCAAGCTCTCACAATTACGTGAGTTAGACATCTCTTATAATGCTCAACTACGTATTCGAGTCAGTTCAGATTGGATCCCCCCTTTTCAACTGGATCTCATTCGTTTTACCCACTGTAAATTGGGTCCTCAATTCCCAAACTGGCTGCGGAACCAGAATAATATTTCCGAACTTGATTTTTCAGCCTCTGGAATTTCGGGTGAAGTTCCTAATTGGTTCTGGGAGCAGTTCCCTGGAATGAGCTTCTTAAACCTTTCTTACAATGATGTGGGTGGAAATATACCAGATCTCTCAAGGAAGATGAGTGATGTTCTTTGCATAGATTTGGCCACAAACAAATTCAGTGGTCCATTGCCAAAATTTCCTACCAGTCTTGTAACACTTGATCTCTCCAGCAATATGTTTTCCGGGACCATCTCCTTCATTTGTGACAATTTTGATTACTTGGGATATCTTGACCTCTCAGATAACAGGTTTTCTGGAGAGCTTCCTCACTGCTGGACGCTTAGAAGTATAGTGCATCTTAATTTAGGGAACAATAACTTCTTTGGGAAGATACCTAATACGTTAGGTTCATTGCAGACGATGGGAATGCTGCACCTTCAAAACAATCATTTGATAGGAGAACTACCTCGGTCCCTGGCAAACTGCAAAAAGTTGAGGGTTATAGATGTTGGGTCCAACAACTTGTCTGGTGAACTTCCAGCATGGATTGGGACTAACATATCtgatatcattattgttatcTTAAAATCCAACAGGTTAAGTGGAAGCATACCTTCAAGCATATGCCAGCTAAAGAAACTTCAAATCTTGGACTTAGCTGCAAATAAGATATCTGGGACCATACCAAAATGTATCAACAACCTCACTGCCATGACTGAAGAAGAGAGTACAATGCAACAAATCAAGAGTTGGTATTTTCAGGTCGACGATGAAGGTGATGTCACAATAAATGCCTCATATGATGAGAGTGCAATTTTGACGTGGAAAGGAAGACAATTTGAATACAGCAGCATACTTGGTATGGTGAAGAGCATTGATCTTTCAAGCAACAACTTGGTGGGAGAAATCCCTATTGAAATTACATCTCTTTTGGGTTTGCATGGTTTAAACCTGTCAATAAACAATTTAACCGGCAGCATCCCTCTGAGGCTTGGTCAAATGAGGGCACTCAATTTCCTTGACTTAAACAGAAATGATCTTTCAGGGGAAATTCCTGCTGGTCTTTCACAGTTAAGTCACCTGGGAGTCTTGAACTTGTCATATAACAACTTTTCTGGCCGAATCCCTTTAGGTGAACAATTACTGACTTTCAACAACAGATCCTACATTGGCAATCATGGACTTTGTGGCTATCCACTAACGGAAGCTTGCTTTGTGGAGGAACTGCCTCGAGATCAAATGTTGAGTGATGAGGACGAGTTTATAACTGCAGGATTTTATATTAGTATGGGGATTGGCTTTCTTTCTGCATTTTTGGTAGTCTCTGCTCTGATCTTAAATAGAAGGTGGACATACGGCCCACTCAGATACTTGGAAATCAATTAG
- the LOC132618637 gene encoding receptor-like protein EIX1 isoform X2 — protein sequence MSLSGVGDGQIKCPETEKEALLSFKRELLDVYGRLSSWGNEGFNQDCCRWRGVHCDNQTGNVIRLDLRGPSSPNASVTIAPFIGKISPALQKLKQLKYLDLSYNQISGGIPDFLGSLSNLEYLNLSCVGDDFTTVSPNLGNLSSLNTLDLSRNGFLSVNNLEWLSRLHQLRYLAIGYVNLSKATDWLQAVFKLPFLQVLSVPGSKLPAVVPSVFPSSNSLMSLSTLDLSSNNLNTSVYTWLFNLSNLTYLDLSGNAIYGPIPDAFGNMKSLQHLDLSRNALGGGFPRCLGNNLKFLRLSSNNLDGQLPEIMKNLSCMSDSLEYLNLEENHIGGSLTDIIANFTSLRELRLGRNKLNESIPRVVGNLPSLVILDLSWNRIAGSVPDLLLLSSLRELHLSHNQFTGLTESIGRLSKLEKLNLDFNQLEGTISEAHLFKLSQLRELDISYNAQLRIRVSSDWIPPFQLDLIRFTHCKLGPQFPNWLRNQNNISELDFSASGISGEVPNWFWEQFPGMSFLNLSYNDVGGNIPDLSRKMSDVLCIDLATNKFSGPLPKFPTSLVTLDLSSNMFSGTISFICDNFDYLGYLDLSDNRFSGELPHCWTLRSIVHLNLGNNNFFGKIPNTLGSLQTMGMLHLQNNHLIGELPRSLANCKKLRVIDVGSNNLSGELPAWIGTNISDIIIVILKSNRLSGSIPSSICQLKKLQILDLAANKISGTIPKCINNLTAMTEEESTMQQIKSWYFQVDDEGDVTINASYDESAILTWKGRQFEYSSILGMVKSIDLSSNNLVGEIPIEITSLLGLHGLNLSINNLTGSIPLRLGQMRALNFLDLNRNDLSGEIPAGLSQLSHLGVLNLSYNNFSGRIPLGEQLLTFNNRSYIGNHGLCGYPLTEACFVEELPRDQMLSDEDEFITAGFYISMGIGFLSAFLVVSALILNRRWTYGPLRYLEIN from the coding sequence ACTTTCTTCTTGGGGAAATGAGGGGTTTAATCAAGATTGTTGCAGATGGAGAGGTGTCCATTGTGATAATCAAACCGGTAATGTCATCAGACTCGATCTTCGTGGCCCTTCCAGTCCCAATGCATCTGTTACTATTGCACCATTCATAGGTAAGATAAGTCCTGCCTTGCAAAAATTGAAGCAATTAAAGTATTTGGATCTTAGTTACAATCAAATTTCAGGAGGCATACCCGATTTTCTTGGTTCTCTGAGTAACTTGGAATACCTCAACTTATCTTGTGTTGGTGATGATTTTACAACAGTTTCTCCTAATCTTGGCAATCTTTCTAGCTTAAACACCCTTGATCTAAGCCGTAACGGTTTCCTATCTGTGAATAACCTCGAGTGGCTTTCGCGTCTTCATCAATTGAGATACCTTGCCATAGGTTATGTTAATCTAAGTAAAGCAACTGATTGGCTACAAGCAGTGTTTAAGCTTCCCTTCCTTCAAGTCTTGAGCGTGCCTGGTTCTAAGCTTCCTGCCGTTGTCCCTTCTGTGTTTCCTTCCAGTAATTCTTTGATGTCCCTTTCAACCCTTGATCTCTCTTCCAATAATCTCAATACTTCTGTATATACCTGGCTGTTTAACTTGAGCAATCTGACTTACCTTGATCTCTCTGGTAATGCTATATATGGTCCAATTCCTGATGCTTTTGGGAATATGAAATCCCTACAACACCTTGATCTCTCTCGGAATGCGCTTGGAGGTGGCTTCCCTAGATGCCTTGGTAATAATTTGAAGTTTTTGCGATTGTCTTCTAATAATTTAGATGGACAGCTACCTGAGATAATGAAAAACTTGTCATGCATGTCGGATTCTCTAGAGTACCTGAACCTAGAAGAGAATCACATTGGTGGTTCACTGACTGATATCATAGCAAACTTTACATCTTTGAGAGAACTGAGGCTCGGACGTAATAAGTTGAATGAATCCATCCCCAGAGTAGTTGGAAATCTTCCAAGTCTTGTTATTTTGGATTTATCTTGGAACAGAATCGCGGGATCAGTCCCTGATCTTTTACTATTATCGTCGTTGAGGGAATTACATCTTTCACATAATCAGTTCACTGGTTTAACAGAGAGTATTGGACGCCTTTCCAAACTTGAGAAGCTGAACCTTGATTTCAATCAGCTTGAAGGCACAATATCTGAAGCTCATCTGTTCAAGCTCTCACAATTACGTGAGTTAGACATCTCTTATAATGCTCAACTACGTATTCGAGTCAGTTCAGATTGGATCCCCCCTTTTCAACTGGATCTCATTCGTTTTACCCACTGTAAATTGGGTCCTCAATTCCCAAACTGGCTGCGGAACCAGAATAATATTTCCGAACTTGATTTTTCAGCCTCTGGAATTTCGGGTGAAGTTCCTAATTGGTTCTGGGAGCAGTTCCCTGGAATGAGCTTCTTAAACCTTTCTTACAATGATGTGGGTGGAAATATACCAGATCTCTCAAGGAAGATGAGTGATGTTCTTTGCATAGATTTGGCCACAAACAAATTCAGTGGTCCATTGCCAAAATTTCCTACCAGTCTTGTAACACTTGATCTCTCCAGCAATATGTTTTCCGGGACCATCTCCTTCATTTGTGACAATTTTGATTACTTGGGATATCTTGACCTCTCAGATAACAGGTTTTCTGGAGAGCTTCCTCACTGCTGGACGCTTAGAAGTATAGTGCATCTTAATTTAGGGAACAATAACTTCTTTGGGAAGATACCTAATACGTTAGGTTCATTGCAGACGATGGGAATGCTGCACCTTCAAAACAATCATTTGATAGGAGAACTACCTCGGTCCCTGGCAAACTGCAAAAAGTTGAGGGTTATAGATGTTGGGTCCAACAACTTGTCTGGTGAACTTCCAGCATGGATTGGGACTAACATATCtgatatcattattgttatcTTAAAATCCAACAGGTTAAGTGGAAGCATACCTTCAAGCATATGCCAGCTAAAGAAACTTCAAATCTTGGACTTAGCTGCAAATAAGATATCTGGGACCATACCAAAATGTATCAACAACCTCACTGCCATGACTGAAGAAGAGAGTACAATGCAACAAATCAAGAGTTGGTATTTTCAGGTCGACGATGAAGGTGATGTCACAATAAATGCCTCATATGATGAGAGTGCAATTTTGACGTGGAAAGGAAGACAATTTGAATACAGCAGCATACTTGGTATGGTGAAGAGCATTGATCTTTCAAGCAACAACTTGGTGGGAGAAATCCCTATTGAAATTACATCTCTTTTGGGTTTGCATGGTTTAAACCTGTCAATAAACAATTTAACCGGCAGCATCCCTCTGAGGCTTGGTCAAATGAGGGCACTCAATTTCCTTGACTTAAACAGAAATGATCTTTCAGGGGAAATTCCTGCTGGTCTTTCACAGTTAAGTCACCTGGGAGTCTTGAACTTGTCATATAACAACTTTTCTGGCCGAATCCCTTTAGGTGAACAATTACTGACTTTCAACAACAGATCCTACATTGGCAATCATGGACTTTGTGGCTATCCACTAACGGAAGCTTGCTTTGTGGAGGAACTGCCTCGAGATCAAATGTTGAGTGATGAGGACGAGTTTATAACTGCAGGATTTTATATTAGTATGGGGATTGGCTTTCTTTCTGCATTTTTGGTAGTCTCTGCTCTGATCTTAAATAGAAGGTGGACATACGGCCCACTCAGATACTTGGAAATCAATTAG